A genomic region of Metopolophium dirhodum isolate CAU chromosome 1, ASM1992520v1, whole genome shotgun sequence contains the following coding sequences:
- the LOC132933991 gene encoding partitioning defective 3 homolog isoform X3: MLENCSSHQNCNCGKRSASVIGKLAKVFGRRKTYQVQKAQQLNKVSSTEPGESSNSWVTVHSLQSQSDGGILDPDDRLRDVADDREQIVALYDDGDSNSPHQHGGGDGASVTSSPDMFHSRDGLQTDIEVTNEQIACGFPALHVRRGSEPALNQLPLECPNNLGKRNSNTRPAASGQSKRWSAAPMIHDPKEKLRTDDYTKINGFGLSDKWRCSEEDEDDLELGDKDKPPISNHFLAPSFHRDSSNRLSMQFLGESSSGFRWAEAADLANNRALSLSLPRDHRRKEPLGQANTNPSHLPESQNTEFIVLSTGGGSLGIHVVPDYNALGKERGLLVQGIEPGGRVHCDGRLKVYDRIVEINGRSLLDQPFNAIQEIFRDSLHSSELRLRVVKHKNNMDIQTSQNTVAGNKKQPPPPVFPKPSSNTTATYSNKENVSSGSSDKDKINSNTKIATISPTKKISAATHTASNILMVANTRKIGKKMELELTKGLHGLGFSITTRDNPAGGNCPIYIKNVLPKGAAVEDGRLRPGDRLLAVNGTELTGKTQSEAVAVLRKVPSGAKVKIIVSRQEDVVISQVGQKSNQDLDENYEQEVGISSDNQLIETSEKSNSNTVQEYVKSLEETQTFPWRHKEILTFDIPVHDSEKAGLGISVKGKTSSSNNSNDKDFSQDLGIFIKNVIHGGAASRLRTNDQLLYINGMSLIGQTNAAAMETLRRTMINVDPGPVPGAISLIVARRRNCSPTSDRRRSRDSSSSLLTDSSANTETFSRAESSDSSTQNTAENSGTSENSDTTVIFMHQRQGSESSKRNTLPTATSPDGIAIRNPVLERLTGHSNRYNALRNESYYKATHQTTIMLKEEEKLNSPTVNPSSEEMLIIEEDPPIYNTVSRKKIEEEKPSPIVSPQARTGSTSTDVTYASQLSLDNANSGFSRDAFGRQSMSEKRHATLDAKNTDTYQRNKKLREERGDDTKIRNGFPSKQQLGPSLGLKKSSSLESLQTMVQEVQMTDGGSKRGNVKVVRGRGCDESFRAAIDKDGPLSLHELRLETYGKESDDHPIGRRQSSLHSPTNYKVPNTPPVVVNKKKPGLLKGIGSMFRFGSKPRRGPDLNGTLSSEEDNSADREREIARRNARDEQLRIQEQYQRLIQRQAEMQEQNHCREIAIDDGSANYTNVPAKPSNPEQSRMDRIQQLRAEHQRRHMERSGKFIPDEREENHYESDVRQPIGNTQNAINRPGSRVGIIDSSRFNHYVNFQEIQQNLSLMHEIRGVKLRHHGKTKKPVSCYYDTDDESRRQLHYHSQRRDPKESVARPSSNYYEYESVMRSLPYTTGGPSRLVDNNSNSLTRQVGSVTQTAAVAATNNNKNGAGRSQKQQSLSRHHYPVPATKSPNYAMYNYGSSDAQGHNSMQQQQQLQHRGPTTNNNYAGGMYHNHNHQQQQQRSSPQQGPYITQVTIRDNKHIIQSPNI, translated from the exons AGCTCAAATTCATGGGTGACCGTCCACAGTTTACAGTCTCAGAGTGATGGTGGTATCTTGGATCCAGATGATCGTCTCAGGGATGTGGCGGATGATAGAGAACAAATTGTAGCACTCTACGATGACGGTGATAGCAATAGTCCTCACCAACATGGAGGTGGAGATGGAGCTAGCGTTACCTCTAGTCCGGATATGTTCCAC agCCGAGATGGTTTACAAACTGACATTGAAGTCACTAATGAACAAATTGCTTGTGGTTTCCCAGCTTTACATGTCCGTAGAGGTAGTGAACCAGCTCTTAATCAATTACCACTTGAATGTC CAAACAATTTGGGCAAAAGAAATAGCAATACTAGACCTGCTGCATCAGGTCAATCTAAACGATGGTCAGCAGCTCCTATGATTCACGACCCAAAAGAAAAACTAAGAAcc gaTGATTACACGAAAATTAATGGGTTTGGTTTATCTGACAAATGGAGATGTTCTGAAGAAGATGAAGATGATTTAGAATTAGGTGACAAAGATAAACCACCAATTAGCAATCATTTTCTTGCACCATCATTTCATCGTGATTCTTCGAATCGTTTATCCATGCAATTCTTAGGAGAGTCATCAAG TGGGTTTCGGTGGGCAGAGGCTGCTGATTTGGCAAATAATCGAGCCTTATCATTATCATTACCAAGAGATCACAGAAGGAAAGAACCGTTGGGACAAGCAAATACAAATCCTAGTCACTTACCAGAATCacaaaa cactGAATTTATAGTGTTAAGCACTGGTGGTGGCTCATTAGGCATTCATGTTGTCCCAGATTACAATGCTCTGGGCAAAGAACGGGGTCTTCTTGTTCAAGGTATTGAACCTGGTGGTCGAGTGCACTGTGATGGCAGATTGAAAGTATATGATCGAATTGTAGAAATCAACGGCCGGTCGTTATTGGATCAACCATTTAATGc TATACAAGAAATATTTCGAGATTCACTACACTCTTCAGAGCTCAGACTTAGAGTGGTAAAACATAAGAATAATATGGACATTCAAACTAGTCAAAATACGGTGGCTGGTAATAAAAAACAGCCACCGCCACCAGTGTTTCCTAAACCATCCTCAAACACCACTGCAACTTATAGTAATAAAGAAAATGTTTCTTCAGGATCATCTGATAaagataaaa TCAACTCAAATACTAAAATAGCCACCATTTCaccaactaaaaaaatatcagcTGCAACACATACTGCCTCCAATATCTTGATGGTGGCTAACACAAGAAAAATTGGAAAGAAAATGGAATTAGAACTTACTAAAGGACTTCATGGACTTGGATTCAGTATAACAACAAGAGATAATCCAGCTGGAGGAAATTGtccaatttacataaaaaatgtgttaccaaaa ggagcTGCTGTTGAAGATGGACGATTACGACCAGGTGATAGATTATTAGCAGTTAATGGTACAGAACTGACTGGAAAGACTCAATCTGAAGCAGTTGCTGTATTGCGAAAAGTTCCATCTGGTGCaaaggttaaaattattgtttctaGACAAGAAGATGTAGTAATTAGCCAAGTAGGCCAGAAATCTAATCAA GATCTAGATGAAAATTATGAACAAGAAGTAGGGATTTCATCAGACAATCAATTAATAGAAACAAGTGAAAAATCCAACAGTAATACAGTTCag GAATACGTTAAAAGCTTAGAAGAAACACAAACATTTCCTTGGAGACATAAAGAAATACTGACCTTTGACATTCCTGTGCATGATTCAGAAAAAGCTGGTTtag gtattagTGTTAAAGGTAAAACATCATCTAGTAATAACTCTAATGATAAAGACTTCTCACAAGACTTaggtatatttatcaaaaatgttattcacGGCGGTGCTGCTTCTag ATTACGTACTAATGACCAGCTATTATACATAAATGGTATGTCATTGATTGGCCAAACTAATGCAGCAGCTATGGAAACATTACGTAGAACTATGATAAATGTGGATCCTGGGCCAGTACCTGGAGCTATTTCATTGATAGTAGCCCGCCGACGTAATTGTTCTCCAACATCAGATAGAAGGCGTAGTCGTGACTCTTCGTCAAGTCTACTTACAGATTCATCGG CAAACACTGAAACATTTAGCCGAGCTGAAAGCAGTGATAGTAGTACCCAAAATACGGCAGAAAATTCTGGAACAAGTGAAAACTCTGATACCACTGTTATCTTTATGCATCAAAGACAAGGATCAGAGAGTTCAAAACGGAATACATTACCTACAGCTACTTCTCCAG atGGAATTGCAATTCGCAATCCAGTTTTGGAAAGGTTAACTGGACACTCAAATCGTTATAATGCATTGCGCAATGAAAGTTATTATAag GCTACACATCAAACAACAATTATGTTGAAAGAAGAAGAAAAGTTAAATAGCCCTACTGTAAACCCATCATCAGAAGAGATGTTAATTATTGAAGAAGACCCCCCAATTTATAATACTGTTAG CCGGAAAAAAATAGAGGAAGAAAAACCATCACCAATCGTATCGCCACAAGCAAGAACTGGTTCAACTAGCACTGATGTTACTTATGCAAGCCA ATTATCATTGGATAATGCCAACTCAGGATTTTCACGAGACGCATTCGGACGGCAAAGTATGTCTGAAAAACGACATGCAACGTTAGACGCCAAAAATACTGATACAtatcaaagaaataaaaaactgCGTGAAGAGCGTGGAGATGATACCAAAATTC GCAATGGTTTTCCATCAAAACAGCAACTTGGACCTTCTCTTGGGTTGAAAAAATCTTCCAGCCTGGAATCATTACAAACAATGGTTCAAGAGGTGCAAATGACAGATGGTGGATCAAAACGGGGAAATGTTAAAGTAGTGCGTGGTAGAGGATGTGATGAAAGTTTTAGAGCTGCAATTGACAAGGATGGTCCATTGTCTTTACATGAACTAAGATTGGAAACAT ATGGAAAGGAGAGTGATGATCATCCAATTGGCCGTAGACAGTCTTCACTTCATTCTccaacaaattacaaagtacCAAACACACCACCAGTCGTTGTTAACAAGAAAAAACCAGGGCTACTTAAAGGGATTGGTTCCATGTTTAG atttgGTAGTAAACCTCGACGAGGACCAGATTTAAATGGTACTTTAAGCTCAGAAGAAGATAACTCTGCTGACCGTGAACGAGAAATAGCCAGAAGAAATGCTCGTGATGAACAACTTAGAATACAAGAACAATACCAAAGACTAATTCAGCGACAAGCAGAAATG CAAGAACAAAATCATTGTAGAGAAATAGCTATAGATGATGGTTCAGCCAATTATACAAATGTGCCTGCAAAACCGTCTAATCCTGAACAATCTCGTATGGATCGTATCCAACAACTTCGAGCTGAACATCAAAGAAGACACATGGAACGTAGTGGAAAGTTTATTCCTGATGAGAGGGAGGAAAATCATTATGAATCTGATGTTCGACAG CCCATCGGTAATACTCAAAATGCAATAAATCGACCTGGTAGTCGTGTAGGTATAATTGATTCCTCTCGATTTAACCATTACGTCAATTTTCAAGAAATACAGCAGAATCTtag TTTGATGCATGAAATACGCGGCGTTAAGCTTCGACATCAcggcaaaacaaaaaaacccgTGTCTTGCTATTATGACACCGACGATGAAAG TCGAAGGCAGTTGCACTATCATTCTCAAAGACGTGACCCTAAGGAATCTGTTGCACGACCTAGTTCTAATTATTACGAATATGAAAGCGTGATGAGATCTCTACCGTACACGACCGGCGGCCCATCACGTCTGGTGGACAACAATTCTAACTCGTTGACTAGACAAG TAGGCAGTGTTACTCAAACTGCGGCAGTGGCGGCaacaaacaacaacaaaaatggTGCTGGTCGTAGTCAAAAACAACAATCGTTGTCTCGGCATCATTATCCTGTTCCTGCGACCAAGTCACCAAACTATGCGATGTACAACTACGGGAGCAGTGATGCTCAAGGACACAACAGTatgcaacagcagcagcagcttcAACACAGAGGGCCGACAACCAACAACAATTATGCTGGTGGTATGTACCATAATCACAATcatcaacagcaacaacaaaGGTCTTCGCCGCAACAAGGACCATACATAACCCAAGTCACCATTCGGgataataaacacataatacaaaGTCCTAACATTTAG